The Acidobacteriota bacterium genome has a segment encoding these proteins:
- the groL gene encoding chaperonin GroEL (60 kDa chaperone family; promotes refolding of misfolded polypeptides especially under stressful conditions; forms two stacked rings of heptamers to form a barrel-shaped 14mer; ends can be capped by GroES; misfolded proteins enter the barrel where they are refolded when GroES binds) produces the protein MAKQIAYGEESRRALLTGINRLADAVKVTLGPKGRNVVIEKKFGSPTITKDGVTVAKEIELEDKLENTGAQMVREVASKTSDIAGDGTTTATVLAQAIFREGVKTVAAGASPMALKRGIDKAVEKAVEEIQRLSKKVKDNEAIAQVGTISANGDATIGNLIAEAMGKVGQDGVITVEESRTLETALEVVEGMQFDRGYLSPYFVTDPERMEAVLEDAVILIHEKKISSMKDLLPLLEQVARGGKPLLIIAEDVEGEALATLVVNRLRGTLQVCAVKAPGFGDRRKAMLQDIAILTGGKAITEDLGIKLESIQIADLGRAKKIVVDKDNTTIVEGGGKPAEIEGRVKQIRAQVEDTTSDYDREKLQERLAKLVGGVAVIKVGAATETELKEKKARVEDAMHATKAAVEEGIVPGGGVAFIRAQKALESFKLDNEDENIGVAIVKRALEEPLRQIVANSGHEGAVVVDKVRNNKSANYGFNAETEEYGDMLAMGVVDPTKVTRYALQNAASIAGLLLTTEALVSELPEHEKEAPQMPGGGGMGGF, from the coding sequence ATGGCTAAACAGATAGCATACGGGGAGGAGTCGCGACGAGCTCTGCTCACGGGAATTAATCGCCTTGCAGACGCGGTCAAAGTGACTCTCGGCCCCAAAGGTCGCAACGTCGTCATCGAGAAGAAGTTCGGATCCCCAACGATCACCAAGGACGGTGTTACCGTCGCTAAGGAGATCGAGTTGGAAGACAAATTGGAGAACACCGGAGCGCAGATGGTGCGCGAGGTCGCTTCGAAGACCTCTGACATCGCTGGCGATGGAACCACCACTGCTACCGTTCTTGCTCAGGCAATTTTCCGCGAAGGCGTGAAGACTGTAGCCGCCGGAGCGAGCCCGATGGCTTTGAAGCGCGGCATCGACAAGGCAGTCGAGAAAGCCGTCGAAGAGATTCAGCGTTTGTCCAAGAAGGTCAAGGACAACGAGGCGATTGCCCAGGTCGGGACTATCTCCGCCAACGGCGATGCGACCATCGGAAATTTGATCGCCGAAGCGATGGGTAAGGTTGGACAAGACGGCGTCATCACCGTCGAGGAGTCCAGGACGCTTGAGACGGCCCTCGAAGTAGTAGAAGGCATGCAGTTCGACCGGGGCTATCTCTCGCCCTACTTCGTCACCGATCCGGAGAGAATGGAAGCCGTGCTCGAAGACGCCGTAATCCTTATTCACGAGAAGAAGATCTCGTCCATGAAGGACCTGCTTCCGCTGCTCGAGCAGGTTGCTCGCGGAGGCAAGCCGCTGCTCATCATTGCTGAAGATGTAGAAGGCGAGGCGCTGGCTACCCTGGTTGTGAACCGGCTGCGCGGTACCTTGCAGGTGTGCGCAGTGAAGGCGCCGGGATTCGGCGATCGCCGCAAGGCGATGCTTCAAGACATCGCGATCCTCACCGGCGGCAAGGCCATTACCGAAGACCTCGGCATTAAGCTCGAGAGCATTCAGATCGCAGACCTCGGCCGAGCGAAGAAGATCGTGGTCGACAAGGACAACACGACAATCGTCGAGGGCGGCGGCAAGCCTGCCGAGATCGAAGGCCGCGTAAAGCAGATTCGCGCTCAGGTCGAAGACACCACTTCCGACTATGACCGCGAGAAGCTGCAGGAGCGGCTGGCGAAGCTCGTGGGCGGCGTGGCGGTCATCAAGGTCGGCGCGGCTACCGAGACCGAGTTGAAGGAGAAAAAGGCTCGGGTCGAGGACGCCATGCACGCGACCAAGGCTGCAGTTGAAGAGGGCATCGTGCCGGGCGGGGGCGTTGCTTTCATCCGGGCACAGAAGGCTCTCGAAAGCTTCAAGCTTGACAACGAAGACGAGAACATCGGTGTTGCCATCGTAAAGCGCGCTCTTGAGGAGCCGCTTCGCCAGATCGTCGCGAACTCAGGTCACGAAGGCGCTGTGGTAGTCGACAAGGTCAGGAACAACAAGTCAGCGAACTACGGCTTCAACGCGGAGACCGAGGAGTACGGCGATATGCTGGCGATGGGCGTGGTCGATCCGACCAAGGTCACCCGCTACGCGCTGCAGAACGCAGCTTCGATTGCCGGGTTGCTGCTGACCACCGAAGCTCTGGTGTCCGAGCTTCCTGAACACGAGAAGGAAGCTCCTCAGATGCCAGGCGGCGGCGGAATGGGCGGATTCTAG
- a CDS encoding TPM domain-containing protein, whose amino-acid sequence MVKVLRLSLATAAILLLLGNASFADPQLPQPQGMLSDFAGKISPANKQQIETLLRNFRDRTGIEIAVVTIPFDNMEGYPIEDYALRLGRQWGVGRDSEKRALLLLVAIKPADGEGYHGGTRLEVSRHLEGDVPDILAGELIRKMRVDFIAGRFDQALTTGTQTILATLAQRLGISMDGIDSSQAARQPVRQPARGSRSSGRGISLFTIVIIGFVLFAIIRALFGGGRGGGGGRRGGIGSDWLLWAVLFGSGRGGGWGSFGGGGDSSWGGGGGSDGGGFGGFGGGGDFGGGGASDSW is encoded by the coding sequence ATGGTCAAAGTACTTAGATTATCCCTTGCAACCGCAGCGATCCTGCTTCTCCTCGGGAATGCATCATTCGCGGATCCGCAGTTGCCTCAGCCGCAAGGCATGTTGAGCGACTTTGCGGGGAAAATTAGCCCGGCAAATAAGCAGCAAATTGAAACGCTTCTTCGCAACTTTCGCGATCGCACCGGCATCGAGATCGCCGTCGTGACGATTCCGTTCGACAACATGGAAGGCTACCCGATCGAAGACTACGCGCTTCGATTGGGCCGGCAGTGGGGCGTCGGCCGGGATTCGGAAAAGCGTGCGCTGTTGCTTCTTGTCGCGATCAAGCCGGCTGACGGTGAAGGTTATCACGGAGGAACAAGACTCGAAGTCAGCCGTCACCTTGAAGGCGACGTGCCGGACATTCTTGCGGGGGAGCTGATTCGCAAGATGCGCGTTGACTTCATCGCGGGGCGGTTCGATCAAGCTCTGACGACCGGCACTCAAACAATCCTGGCGACCCTGGCTCAGCGGCTCGGGATCTCAATGGACGGCATCGATTCAAGTCAGGCCGCGCGGCAACCCGTCCGGCAGCCGGCTCGCGGGAGCCGAAGCAGCGGACGCGGAATCTCCCTGTTCACAATCGTCATCATCGGGTTTGTCTTGTTCGCGATCATCCGAGCGCTGTTTGGTGGAGGCCGCGGAGGAGGCGGAGGACGACGGGGAGGAATTGGCTCGGACTGGCTGCTCTGGGCCGTTTTGTTTGGCAGCGGCAGAGGCGGCGGCTGGGGTAGCTTCGGCGGCGGTGGAGACTCAAGCTGGGGCGGCGGCGGCGGTAGCGACGGAGGAGGCTTCGGCGGGTTTGGCGGCGGCGGCGACTTCGGAGGCGGCGGCGCGAGCGATAGCTGGTAA
- the groES gene encoding co-chaperone GroES — MARIRPLQDRVIIRRIEEGEQIRGGIIIPDSAREKPQEGEVIAAGEGKKLDSGERLAMDVKEGDRVLFGKYAGTEVKLDDEEYLIMREDDILGVIERASEHSKAKGKGR; from the coding sequence ATGGCAAGAATACGCCCACTTCAAGATCGTGTGATCATCAGGCGGATCGAGGAAGGGGAGCAGATCCGTGGGGGCATCATCATTCCCGACAGTGCCAGAGAAAAGCCGCAGGAGGGCGAAGTCATCGCCGCCGGAGAAGGCAAGAAGCTCGATAGTGGCGAGCGCCTGGCGATGGACGTCAAAGAGGGAGACCGTGTGCTGTTCGGCAAATACGCCGGCACCGAAGTCAAACTCGATGACGAAGAGTATCTGATCATGCGCGAGGACGACATTCTCGGCGTGATCGAGAGGGCCTCCGAGCACTCGAAGGCAAAAGGAAAAGGCAGATAG
- a CDS encoding FtsX-like permease family protein, giving the protein MRFILQMARRELRASWRRLLFFFACIAIGVGAIVAGRSMLQNAAVAIAAEARNLLTADVQVDSSRPWTPETLAAIDRVALPFAEARTETIESPTMLRPADPAHEGAMMVELKGIDSGFPLVGEFNLTNGEPVTYSLIQNNGAVVSIALLDRLKLQVGDDVKIGNSTFQIRGTIDKEPGGGSGFRVGPRVFIERAAVESAGLTGFGSRARRKIFFTTSVDNIPTLVRQLRDELKNNLVNVRSYKESQENLSEQFSRAEDYSSLTGLVILVLGGIGISNVTRVFIEQKKKTIAVLKCIGATGKRITVAYLAQVLTMGVIGSALGLLFGKAVLFLIQYIFADKLPAYMTYGLRFGAAAQGLGTGILISILFSALPLLRIRHIRPNVLLRESAVSKRGAIDVLRWATAGLVILGLLLVVSWQAGSLRVGLFFLGGLAVTAGALYLAATLLILLVRRTRPVASFALKQAINSLHRPGNQTRVIVMVVGLGVFLVITIQSLQSNLIREFNLGRGGNIPNMFLIDIQKDQEQGLAELVSQITGERPLLVPTVRVRMVSINGKDIDFNDAEMKRERGRLSREYVVTYRPGLESNEKIIAGQFWDALPSSEPEVSIEESMRGMLGLDVGGEITFDIQGRKLAARVTSIRHVDWRNSRTGFMVLFRPGALESAPQMMVGALNGPAGELERSRFQRAVVDKYPNVSVIDVVDIVRAIERIINNITLAVSFVGVFVLLSGALILIGSLAMTKFQRIYEVAVLKTLGAKRKVLLKILLAEYGLIGFVAGVIGSLAAVGLSYVTSRFVFEIPWSFTPVVNLGGIVATIIMVTAVGTLATVDVLSRKPLVTLRAQ; this is encoded by the coding sequence ATGAGATTTATTCTGCAAATGGCGCGGCGGGAGCTTCGAGCCTCGTGGCGCAGGCTGCTGTTCTTCTTCGCTTGCATAGCGATCGGCGTGGGCGCGATCGTCGCGGGCCGGTCGATGCTGCAAAACGCGGCCGTCGCGATCGCGGCGGAAGCGCGCAACCTCCTGACCGCCGATGTGCAGGTTGATTCGAGTCGCCCGTGGACCCCCGAAACCCTCGCCGCAATTGATCGCGTCGCGCTGCCTTTTGCCGAAGCACGAACTGAAACGATTGAATCGCCGACGATGCTCCGCCCGGCCGATCCGGCTCACGAGGGCGCGATGATGGTTGAGCTGAAGGGAATCGATTCGGGCTTCCCCCTGGTCGGTGAGTTCAACCTGACAAACGGTGAACCGGTTACTTACTCGCTCATTCAAAACAATGGCGCGGTCGTGTCGATTGCGCTGCTTGATCGATTGAAGCTCCAAGTTGGCGACGACGTGAAGATCGGAAACTCGACCTTTCAGATTCGCGGTACGATCGACAAAGAACCCGGAGGCGGAAGCGGCTTTCGTGTCGGTCCTCGAGTGTTCATCGAGCGAGCGGCGGTTGAATCAGCGGGGCTAACTGGATTCGGTAGCCGCGCGCGACGCAAGATCTTTTTCACAACTTCGGTAGATAACATCCCAACACTAGTGCGGCAACTGCGAGACGAGTTGAAGAACAATCTGGTCAACGTTCGCTCATACAAGGAGTCGCAAGAAAACCTCAGCGAGCAGTTTTCGCGCGCCGAAGACTATTCTTCTTTGACCGGACTTGTGATCCTGGTCCTCGGCGGAATCGGCATATCAAACGTTACTCGCGTATTCATCGAGCAAAAGAAAAAGACCATAGCCGTATTGAAGTGCATCGGGGCAACCGGCAAGCGAATAACGGTTGCCTATTTGGCTCAGGTGCTCACGATGGGCGTGATTGGAAGCGCGCTGGGACTCCTGTTCGGGAAGGCGGTGCTGTTTCTAATCCAATACATCTTCGCCGACAAGCTGCCGGCTTACATGACTTACGGCCTTCGTTTTGGAGCGGCCGCTCAAGGTCTCGGCACAGGCATCCTGATATCGATACTTTTTTCTGCGCTGCCGCTGCTGCGCATTCGGCATATAAGACCCAACGTGCTTCTGCGCGAGAGCGCGGTGTCGAAGCGCGGCGCCATAGATGTATTGCGATGGGCGACAGCGGGTTTAGTGATATTGGGTTTGCTTCTTGTCGTCTCGTGGCAAGCGGGATCGCTCCGAGTCGGTCTTTTTTTTCTGGGCGGGCTGGCGGTGACCGCTGGAGCTTTGTACCTCGCGGCAACGCTGCTGATCTTACTCGTGCGCCGGACGCGTCCTGTAGCGTCGTTTGCATTGAAACAAGCGATCAACAGTCTTCATCGGCCGGGCAATCAAACGCGTGTGATCGTTATGGTGGTAGGGCTGGGAGTGTTCCTGGTGATCACGATCCAGTCGCTTCAATCGAACCTCATACGCGAATTTAATCTGGGCCGCGGCGGCAACATTCCTAACATGTTTTTGATCGACATTCAGAAGGATCAAGAGCAGGGCCTCGCGGAGTTGGTCTCGCAGATAACCGGCGAGCGCCCGCTGCTGGTTCCCACCGTTCGCGTTCGTATGGTCTCGATTAACGGCAAGGACATCGACTTCAACGACGCGGAGATGAAACGCGAGCGCGGCCGGCTAAGCCGAGAGTATGTTGTGACCTATCGGCCCGGGCTGGAGTCAAACGAAAAGATCATCGCCGGTCAGTTTTGGGACGCGTTGCCTTCGTCCGAACCCGAGGTCTCAATCGAGGAAAGCATGCGCGGGATGTTGGGACTGGACGTTGGCGGTGAGATCACGTTCGACATTCAAGGCCGCAAGCTGGCGGCTCGAGTGACGAGCATTCGGCACGTTGACTGGCGCAACTCGCGAACGGGGTTCATGGTGCTGTTTCGGCCGGGGGCGCTTGAAAGCGCGCCTCAGATGATGGTCGGCGCGCTGAACGGACCGGCCGGTGAATTGGAGCGGTCACGTTTTCAACGGGCGGTGGTCGATAAGTATCCCAACGTTTCGGTCATCGACGTGGTGGACATAGTCCGCGCGATCGAGCGAATCATAAACAACATCACGCTGGCGGTTTCATTCGTGGGCGTATTCGTTCTGCTAAGCGGCGCGCTGATACTGATCGGCTCGCTTGCGATGACAAAGTTCCAGCGGATCTACGAAGTCGCTGTTCTGAAGACACTCGGCGCAAAACGAAAGGTGCTCTTGAAGATTTTACTCGCGGAGTATGGGTTGATAGGTTTTGTCGCCGGAGTCATTGGTTCGCTCGCGGCGGTTGGCCTGTCCTACGTGACATCGCGGTTCGTGTTCGAGATTCCGTGGAGCTTTACCCCCGTAGTAAACCTCGGAGGGATCGTAGCTACAATCATAATGGTTACCGCGGTGGGAACGCTGGCAACCGTTGACGTGCTCTCTCGCAAGCCGCTGGTAACGCTTCGCGCCCAATAA
- a CDS encoding TPM domain-containing protein: MVTIGARRVLQGAAVLLLLSAFGSCLSTQASASEQRLPLPRGMVSDFAGKLSPATKRQIETLLLNFRNRTGIEVAVVTIPFSDMQGYPIEEYALRLGRLWGVGRDSQKRALLLLVAIKPASAQGVYSGGTRLEVSRHLEGDIPDILAAELIRKMRDGFVAGRFDQALTTGTQTILATLAERLAVSIEGIDPGQAARQPVVQPASVSGASKAENLVLRDIILGMVLMFIAGLIFYAISRRLRGADSGELIGLFNTGSSDSSSRSSSPHSSSTYPEVRGHPDAPISLFGNDGHSDPSSWSSSPDSSTASSGWGGFLGSGFSGGGGSDFGGGGGGGDFGGGGASDSW, from the coding sequence ATGGTAACGATAGGAGCACGACGAGTCCTGCAAGGAGCAGCGGTATTGCTCCTTCTCTCTGCGTTTGGTTCGTGCTTATCAACTCAGGCCTCGGCCAGCGAGCAGCGACTGCCGTTACCGCGAGGCATGGTAAGCGACTTTGCGGGCAAGCTCAGCCCCGCGACGAAGCGGCAAATCGAAACGTTGCTGTTGAACTTTCGGAATCGTACGGGCATCGAGGTTGCCGTCGTGACGATTCCTTTTAGTGATATGCAGGGCTATCCGATCGAAGAGTACGCGCTTCGACTCGGTCGACTGTGGGGCGTCGGCCGCGATTCACAAAAGCGCGCGCTGTTGCTTCTGGTGGCGATCAAACCGGCCAGCGCCCAAGGCGTTTATAGCGGAGGCACGCGGCTGGAAGTTAGCCGGCACCTTGAAGGCGACATACCAGACATTCTTGCGGCCGAGCTCATTCGCAAGATGCGAGACGGTTTCGTGGCTGGGCGCTTCGATCAAGCACTCACGACCGGTACGCAAACGATCCTCGCCACTCTTGCTGAGCGGCTTGCAGTTTCGATAGAGGGAATCGATCCTGGGCAAGCAGCAAGGCAACCCGTTGTCCAGCCAGCAAGCGTGTCTGGGGCTAGCAAGGCAGAGAACCTCGTTCTCCGAGATATCATCCTCGGCATGGTGTTGATGTTCATCGCTGGACTAATCTTTTATGCGATCTCCCGTCGGCTGCGGGGCGCCGATTCGGGGGAACTGATTGGTCTATTTAACACCGGAAGCTCCGACTCGAGTAGTCGGAGCAGTAGCCCGCACTCAAGCTCGACGTATCCGGAGGTACGCGGTCATCCAGACGCCCCAATTAGTCTCTTTGGCAACGATGGGCACTCCGACCCGAGTAGTTGGAGCAGCAGCCCGGACTCAAGCACGGCGAGCAGTGGCTGGGGCGGCTTCCTTGGAAGCGGGTTCAGCGGCGGCGGTGGAAGTGACTTCGGCGGCGGCGGCGGCGGCGGCGACTTCGGCGGCGGCGGCGCGAGCGATAGTTGGTAA
- a CDS encoding LOG family protein encodes MSLPNPPNSPPLPYLNAEFLKSPEARVIRILSEYLEPEARLRRHRVRDTIVFFGSARSISPEQAAAELALVREGLKPGDEITREVQAKLMHAEQATKLARYYNDAMELARRVTEWSKGLTGNYHFIVCSGGSRGMMEAANRGASMARGQTIGLNIQLPLEQEVNPYVSRELIFNFHYFFMRKFWFVYPAKALVVFPGGFGTMDELFEVLTLIQTKKPSKTMPVILFGSEFWDEVLNFDALVRWGVVSSMDLDIFHKTDSVDDAFEYLTSRLEKLYLSPKGLEQVKLT; translated from the coding sequence ATGTCACTGCCAAATCCTCCCAACTCTCCGCCGCTGCCATACCTGAACGCCGAGTTTTTGAAGAGCCCGGAAGCGCGGGTCATCAGAATACTGTCAGAGTACCTCGAGCCGGAGGCGCGACTGCGGCGACATCGGGTGCGCGACACTATAGTTTTCTTCGGTTCAGCGCGCTCGATATCACCCGAGCAGGCGGCGGCAGAACTCGCATTGGTAAGGGAAGGACTAAAACCCGGCGATGAGATTACGCGCGAGGTTCAGGCCAAACTGATGCATGCCGAACAGGCGACGAAACTGGCCCGCTATTACAACGATGCGATGGAACTGGCGCGCAGGGTAACCGAGTGGTCGAAAGGGTTGACCGGCAACTATCACTTCATAGTGTGCTCGGGGGGATCACGCGGGATGATGGAGGCAGCAAATCGAGGAGCATCGATGGCCCGAGGCCAGACGATCGGCTTGAATATCCAATTGCCGCTCGAACAAGAGGTAAATCCATACGTCTCTCGCGAGTTGATCTTCAACTTCCACTACTTCTTCATGCGCAAGTTCTGGTTTGTTTATCCGGCCAAAGCGCTGGTGGTTTTCCCGGGAGGCTTCGGCACGATGGATGAGCTGTTCGAAGTGCTCACGCTGATTCAGACTAAGAAGCCCAGCAAAACGATGCCGGTGATACTGTTCGGCTCGGAGTTCTGGGACGAGGTACTTAACTTCGACGCGCTGGTGCGCTGGGGTGTCGTGAGCTCAATGGATCTGGATATATTTCACAAGACCGATTCAGTTGACGATGCGTTTGAATACCTGACGAGCCGCCTTGAAAAGCTATATCTCTCACCTAAGGGACTAGAGCAGGTGAAGCTGACGTGA